From a region of the Fischerella sp. JS2 genome:
- a CDS encoding ureidoglycolate lyase — MTPSQTQILKIPVINANSENIKPYGHLLGDDVSKPGLGIPFYQGRVIEGENIDFTYRGTATFRTAKIMPGYPSILWLERHMHMTQLFIGLGQAPFIMVMAPPNDNQGKNLPDLTQVKALKFPPGHALLLHLGTWHDFPIACDKPVVLLTANSDEVVTALSQMQEPGEMNQGDIYKISLPQRLGCEIQLDV, encoded by the coding sequence ATGACACCTTCGCAAACTCAAATCTTAAAAATCCCCGTCATCAACGCTAACTCTGAAAACATCAAACCCTACGGACATCTTTTAGGAGATGACGTCAGTAAACCAGGTTTAGGAATTCCTTTTTATCAAGGTAGAGTCATTGAAGGCGAAAATATTGACTTTACCTATCGCGGAACAGCAACTTTTAGAACCGCGAAAATAATGCCAGGTTATCCTTCAATTCTCTGGCTAGAACGCCATATGCACATGACCCAATTGTTTATTGGTTTAGGACAAGCACCATTTATTATGGTAATGGCACCACCTAACGATAATCAAGGTAAAAATTTACCGGATTTAACTCAAGTCAAAGCCCTAAAATTTCCTCCTGGACATGCACTTTTACTACACTTAGGTACTTGGCATGATTTCCCTATTGCTTGTGACAAACCCGTTGTCCTTCTCACCGCCAACTCTGATGAAGTTGTCACAGCATTGAGTCAAATGCAAGAACCAGGTGAAATGAATCAAGGCGATATTTATAAAATTTCTCTACCACAAAGATTAGGTTGTGAAATTCAATTAGATGTTTAA
- a CDS encoding long-chain fatty acid--CoA ligase: MSKTFVENTFLANITAQEREAIKDLADYSGVESLPEIWPLVAQKFGNIVALRDPHAKPEVVLTYTELCQQIQQFAAGLQALGVQAGDRIFLIADNSPRWLIADQGIMTAGAVDAVRSSQAEKEELLFIVANSGSTALVVEDLKTLKKLCNSLNDLPIQFVIVLSNEALPEAETLKLYTFSQLMEIGAQHSLQPVKHNLNDLATLIYTSGTTGKPKGVMLTHRNLMHQIVAIPVVVQPRPGDTVLSILPTWHSYERSCEYFLLSQGCTQVYTNLRSIKRDLKEYKPHYMVAVPRLLESIYEGAQKQFREQPASRQRLINFFFEIGEKYIKARRTLTGLNLENLNPSMGDRLTASLQVAALSPLYALGEKLVYSKVREATGGRVKQMISGGGALPKHVDNFFEILGVEILVGYGLTETAPVTHARRYWRNLRGASGQPIPGTETKIVDPETKKELPTGERGLVLLRGPQIMQGYYQNPEATAKAIDSEGWFDSGDLGWVTPQNDLILTGRAKDTIVLTNGENIEPQPIEDACLRSPYIDQIMLVGQDRKSLGALIVPNLEALEKWAASGNLQLCIEDENVTAATSQKINLESKIIQDLFRQELNREVQNRPGYRPDDRIGPFKLILEPFSIENGMMTQTLKIKRHVVMQHYHDIINGMFAS; the protein is encoded by the coding sequence ATGTCAAAAACTTTTGTAGAAAATACTTTTCTTGCTAATATCACTGCCCAAGAACGTGAAGCAATTAAGGATTTGGCTGATTATTCTGGCGTGGAGTCGCTACCAGAAATTTGGCCTTTAGTGGCACAAAAATTTGGTAATATTGTTGCCCTCCGCGATCCTCATGCTAAACCTGAAGTAGTGTTAACTTATACTGAGCTATGTCAACAAATTCAACAATTTGCAGCTGGCTTACAGGCTTTAGGTGTACAAGCAGGCGATCGCATTTTCCTAATTGCCGATAACAGTCCGCGTTGGTTGATTGCCGATCAGGGAATTATGACTGCGGGGGCGGTGGATGCGGTGCGTAGTTCCCAAGCTGAAAAAGAAGAATTACTTTTCATTGTGGCTAACAGTGGCAGCACAGCGCTAGTAGTGGAAGATTTAAAAACACTCAAAAAACTATGTAATAGCTTGAATGATTTGCCCATTCAATTTGTGATTGTACTCAGTAACGAAGCATTACCAGAAGCTGAAACTCTGAAGCTGTATACATTTAGCCAGTTGATGGAAATTGGCGCTCAGCATTCGTTGCAACCAGTCAAACACAACCTTAATGATTTGGCTACGCTAATTTATACATCGGGTACTACAGGAAAACCGAAGGGTGTGATGCTGACTCATCGTAATTTGATGCACCAAATCGTAGCTATCCCGGTTGTCGTGCAACCCCGTCCTGGAGATACAGTTTTGAGTATTCTCCCTACCTGGCACAGCTATGAACGTAGTTGTGAATATTTTCTACTTTCTCAAGGCTGTACTCAGGTTTATACCAACCTCCGCTCGATCAAACGAGATTTGAAAGAATATAAACCTCATTACATGGTAGCTGTACCACGCCTTTTAGAATCTATTTATGAAGGAGCGCAAAAACAGTTTCGTGAACAACCAGCTTCTCGGCAACGCTTGATTAACTTCTTTTTTGAGATAGGTGAGAAATATATTAAAGCGCGCCGGACTTTGACGGGTTTGAATTTAGAAAATCTCAATCCGAGTATGGGCGATCGCTTAACAGCTAGTCTACAAGTTGCCGCTTTATCACCTTTGTATGCTTTAGGGGAAAAACTAGTTTATAGCAAAGTCAGGGAAGCAACTGGTGGTAGAGTCAAGCAGATGATTAGCGGCGGTGGTGCGCTTCCCAAGCATGTAGATAACTTTTTTGAAATTCTTGGTGTCGAAATTTTGGTGGGTTATGGCTTGACAGAAACTGCCCCCGTTACCCACGCACGGCGTTACTGGCGAAACTTACGCGGTGCATCTGGGCAACCAATCCCAGGTACAGAAACTAAAATAGTTGATCCAGAGACTAAAAAAGAGCTACCAACAGGAGAACGGGGGTTAGTGTTGCTGCGGGGGCCGCAAATTATGCAAGGTTACTACCAAAATCCCGAAGCCACAGCTAAAGCAATTGATTCAGAAGGTTGGTTTGATAGCGGTGACTTGGGTTGGGTAACACCACAAAATGACTTAATTCTGACCGGACGGGCAAAAGATACGATTGTATTAACGAATGGGGAAAATATCGAACCACAACCGATAGAGGATGCTTGTTTACGATCGCCCTACATAGATCAGATTATGTTGGTTGGGCAAGACCGTAAATCTCTGGGTGCTTTAATTGTTCCGAATTTAGAAGCCTTAGAAAAATGGGCAGCTTCTGGGAATCTCCAACTATGTATAGAGGATGAAAATGTTACTGCGGCTACGAGTCAAAAAATTAACCTGGAGAGTAAAATAATCCAGGATTTATTTCGGCAAGAACTGAATCGGGAAGTGCAAAATCGTCCAGGCTATCGACCAGATGACCGCATTGGCCCGTTCAAGCTAATTCTCGAGCCATTTTCGATTGAAAATGGCATGATGACCCAAACACTGAAAATTAAGCGACATGTCGTGATGCAACACTATCACGATATTATTAACGGCATGTTTGCCTCATAA
- a CDS encoding YlqD family protein, translating to MDVSKPQLLLKRVVNIKAIVTPLWKEEVQQQLQAQINQIDQQLQQLDIQGQRAIAEVQKQNLQPPGPQTLQQIESIQYQVNQKKSELLEQKNQSLQNLQQVQLLELDQEVNQFQMEGFFRVEPGDNLISKMQVEVVLRDGVVEEIRGDV from the coding sequence ATGGATGTCTCCAAACCTCAACTGCTTTTAAAGCGTGTCGTCAACATTAAAGCCATTGTCACTCCCTTGTGGAAAGAGGAAGTGCAGCAGCAACTGCAAGCGCAAATCAATCAAATTGACCAGCAATTGCAACAGTTGGACATCCAAGGACAACGGGCGATCGCAGAAGTACAAAAACAAAATCTGCAACCGCCTGGTCCCCAAACCCTCCAACAAATTGAGAGTATTCAATACCAGGTCAATCAAAAGAAAAGTGAACTGCTAGAGCAAAAAAATCAAAGTCTGCAAAACCTCCAGCAAGTGCAGCTTTTAGAGTTAGACCAAGAAGTCAATCAATTTCAGATGGAAGGTTTTTTCCGCGTCGAACCAGGGGATAATTTAATTAGCAAAATGCAGGTCGAAGTTGTGCTGCGTGATGGTGTTGTAGAAGAAATTCGTGGCGATGTATAA
- a CDS encoding molybdopterin-dependent oxidoreductase, whose translation MQQSFNFQINNQNLTVTCHPGTSLLTLLRQLGCFSVHRVCDSGDCGACTVWVNDIPIHSCIYPAMRIANQSVTTIEGLSKNGELAPIQQAFLQEQGFQCGFCTPGMIMSAAKLPVASPEELRLALKGNLCRCTGYQAILDSINQFRPQMHTDTHRCDVVADSSIAIGKNIPKQDGTAIVIGKASYTADFVPPGLLHLKVLRSPHPHARIRKINTAAAKTLSGVVAVFTHTDVPRIPYTTAGHAEPVPDPLDHYLLDHKVRFVGDRIAVVVAESVAIAEQACDLIEVDYEILPHVIDPVSAMNGGIVIHDEPESSQIPDRDRNIAGQIFLESGDVEQGFAEADFILENTYNLPAVQHVHLEPHITITWLEADGTLVVRSSTQVPFHCQRLLSQIFNFPLDKIRVYKAQIGGGFGNKQEILSEDICAFATFLTGKPVQWEFTRKEEFTATNSRHAMTIRIKSGVKKDGTFVAQEMEVIANTGAYGNHGQTVVFLSGYIPLGLYRCPNKRFRGFAVYTNTMPAGAFRGYGVTQGTFAMESQVDEIAEKLKIDPVELRQKNIICPGDVINLGRSSADHFNLIGSYAVDECFAKVVQSLGYIPGTRPIVNGSRRRGVGFAVSMQGSGLSKIHVASVKLSLLADGKYELRTGAVDVGTGSDTTLRQIAAQVLGVGVSEISIISGDTKETPFDAGSYASATLYISGQAVKLAAERLRSGQQERSVQVSYAADESTLTFAVQGAEVEVDVETGKIEVLRCVQAIDLGKAINPRICEGQATGGIAMGIGYALMEELLFDQEGRIVNPTLRDYRIPTAADVPPMEIFLIEKADPYGPFGAKGVGEITTNCTAAAIANAVAHATGVRLRQLPMLPERVWQAIASH comes from the coding sequence ATGCAACAATCATTCAACTTCCAAATTAACAACCAAAATCTAACAGTTACTTGCCATCCCGGAACTAGCCTTTTAACTCTATTACGACAACTTGGTTGCTTTAGTGTTCATCGAGTTTGCGATAGTGGTGATTGTGGTGCTTGTACAGTTTGGGTAAATGACATACCAATTCATAGTTGCATTTATCCAGCGATGCGCATAGCCAATCAATCAGTCACAACCATAGAAGGTTTGTCAAAAAATGGTGAACTTGCACCAATCCAACAAGCCTTTTTGCAAGAACAAGGGTTTCAATGCGGTTTCTGCACTCCGGGTATGATTATGAGTGCAGCGAAGTTACCTGTTGCATCACCAGAAGAATTGCGTTTGGCACTGAAAGGTAATCTTTGTCGCTGTACTGGGTATCAGGCGATTCTTGATAGTATTAATCAATTTCGACCACAGATGCACACAGATACACACAGATGTGATGTGGTTGCAGATTCATCGATTGCGATTGGAAAAAATATTCCTAAACAAGACGGTACAGCAATTGTCATCGGTAAAGCATCCTATACAGCTGATTTTGTACCACCCGGCTTACTCCATCTGAAAGTATTGCGATCGCCTCATCCTCACGCCCGCATCCGCAAGATTAATACCGCCGCAGCTAAAACACTCTCTGGCGTTGTTGCGGTTTTCACCCATACAGATGTTCCCAGGATACCCTATACCACTGCTGGACACGCCGAACCAGTCCCCGATCCTCTCGATCATTATTTATTAGACCATAAGGTACGATTTGTAGGCGATCGCATTGCTGTTGTGGTTGCGGAGTCGGTAGCTATAGCTGAACAAGCCTGTGATTTGATTGAAGTTGATTACGAAATTTTACCCCACGTCATCGACCCGGTTTCAGCCATGAATGGTGGTATTGTCATTCATGATGAACCAGAATCATCACAAATTCCTGATCGCGATCGCAATATTGCTGGACAAATATTTCTGGAATCTGGTGATGTTGAACAGGGTTTTGCAGAAGCAGATTTTATATTAGAAAATACATATAATTTGCCAGCAGTACAACATGTACATCTAGAACCCCATATCACAATTACTTGGTTAGAAGCAGACGGAACATTAGTTGTTCGTTCGAGTACTCAAGTTCCATTTCATTGCCAACGTTTGCTTTCCCAAATATTCAATTTTCCGCTAGATAAAATCCGCGTTTATAAAGCCCAAATCGGTGGTGGATTTGGTAACAAACAAGAGATTTTATCAGAAGATATTTGCGCTTTTGCTACTTTCCTCACAGGCAAACCTGTACAATGGGAATTTACCAGAAAAGAAGAATTTACTGCTACCAATAGTCGCCACGCAATGACAATTCGTATCAAAAGTGGAGTGAAAAAAGATGGCACATTTGTGGCACAGGAGATGGAAGTAATTGCTAACACTGGTGCTTATGGCAATCATGGACAAACGGTAGTATTTTTATCAGGTTATATTCCTTTAGGTTTGTATCGTTGCCCAAATAAAAGATTTCGAGGATTTGCTGTTTATACAAATACCATGCCAGCAGGTGCATTTCGCGGTTATGGGGTAACTCAAGGCACTTTTGCGATGGAAAGTCAAGTTGATGAAATAGCGGAAAAACTCAAGATTGATCCTGTAGAGTTACGGCAAAAAAATATTATTTGTCCAGGTGATGTGATTAATTTAGGCAGGTCATCAGCAGACCATTTTAATTTAATTGGTAGCTATGCTGTTGATGAATGTTTTGCCAAAGTTGTGCAGTCCCTTGGTTATATTCCTGGTACGCGGCCAATAGTAAATGGTTCTCGGCGGCGCGGGGTGGGATTTGCTGTTTCGATGCAAGGTAGTGGTTTATCAAAAATCCACGTTGCGAGTGTGAAGTTATCGTTGTTAGCTGATGGTAAGTATGAGTTAAGAACAGGTGCAGTGGATGTGGGGACTGGTTCTGATACGACGCTGCGACAAATTGCGGCCCAGGTGTTGGGTGTGGGTGTGAGTGAGATTAGTATTATTTCTGGGGATACAAAAGAAACGCCTTTTGATGCTGGTTCTTATGCGTCGGCGACGTTGTATATTTCTGGGCAAGCTGTGAAATTGGCGGCCGAGAGGTTGAGAAGTGGCCAACAAGAAAGGAGTGTACAGGTAAGTTATGCGGCGGATGAATCAACTTTAACTTTTGCTGTGCAGGGTGCGGAGGTGGAAGTTGATGTGGAGACGGGGAAGATTGAGGTTTTGAGGTGTGTGCAGGCGATTGATTTAGGTAAAGCTATTAATCCTAGAATTTGTGAGGGACAAGCAACGGGTGGGATTGCGATGGGAATTGGTTATGCATTGATGGAAGAGTTGCTGTTTGATCAAGAAGGTAGGATTGTGAATCCAACGCTACGGGATTATCGCATTCCCACTGCTGCTGATGTGCCACCTATGGAAATATTTTTAATCGAAAAAGCCGACCCCTACGGGCCTTTTGGTGCGAAGGGAGTGGGAGAAATTACTACTAACTGTACAGCAGCGGCGATCGCTAATGCGGTTGCTCATGCAACGGGTGTAAGGTTGCGTCAATTACCAATGCTACCCGAACGAGTTTGGCAAGCGATCGCTTCCCATTAG
- a CDS encoding dihydrolipoamide acetyltransferase family protein, whose product MSIYEVFMPALSSTMTEGKIVSWVKSPGDKVEKGETVVVVESDKADMDVESFYEGYLAHIIVQAGETAPVGAAIALLAETEAEIETAKSQAQGADTAKQETTATTAPAKTADTAAAFTPALATQNGSNHRSGRVVASPRARKLAKELKVDLSNISGSGPYGRIVAEDVEAAIGKTSQPPASAVPITPPSVVTPVATAPTKPAPTPTPAVAAVPGQVVPLNTLQSAVARNMVASLSVPVIHVGYTITTDALDKLYKQIKSKGVTMTALLAKAVAVTLQKHPLINANYSDQGVVYPASINVAVAVAMDDGGLITPVLQNADQMDIYSLSRAWKSLVERARVKKLQPEEYSTGTFTLSNLGMFGVDRFDAILPPGQGSILAIGASRPQVVATTDGMFGVKQQMQVNMTSDHRMIYGAHAAAFLQDLAKLIETNPQSLTM is encoded by the coding sequence ATGAGCATTTACGAAGTATTCATGCCTGCACTTAGTTCCACTATGACCGAAGGAAAAATTGTCTCCTGGGTAAAATCGCCCGGGGATAAAGTGGAAAAAGGCGAAACTGTGGTGGTTGTCGAGTCGGATAAGGCAGATATGGATGTGGAATCCTTTTATGAAGGATACCTTGCTCACATCATTGTGCAAGCTGGTGAAACTGCACCAGTGGGAGCTGCGATCGCGCTGTTGGCAGAAACTGAAGCCGAAATTGAAACAGCCAAATCTCAAGCTCAAGGCGCTGATACTGCAAAACAGGAAACTACTGCTACCACCGCTCCTGCAAAAACCGCAGATACAGCCGCTGCCTTCACACCTGCCTTGGCGACTCAAAACGGCTCTAACCATCGCTCTGGAAGGGTTGTAGCTTCACCCCGCGCCCGTAAATTAGCTAAAGAACTCAAAGTTGATTTGAGTAACATTTCTGGTAGTGGTCCTTACGGTCGTATTGTGGCTGAAGATGTGGAAGCAGCGATCGGCAAAACTAGTCAGCCACCTGCTAGCGCTGTTCCTATCACCCCACCATCAGTTGTGACTCCAGTTGCAACCGCACCGACAAAACCAGCACCAACTCCCACGCCAGCAGTTGCCGCAGTTCCCGGTCAAGTAGTGCCTTTGAATACCTTACAAAGTGCTGTGGCCCGGAATATGGTCGCTAGCTTATCAGTGCCTGTGATCCATGTAGGTTATACAATCACCACTGATGCCTTGGACAAATTATATAAACAAATTAAATCTAAGGGTGTGACAATGACCGCCCTACTAGCGAAAGCCGTAGCGGTGACACTGCAAAAACACCCACTGATTAATGCCAATTACTCAGATCAAGGTGTTGTTTATCCTGCTAGTATCAATGTAGCCGTTGCCGTAGCGATGGATGATGGTGGATTGATTACACCAGTATTGCAGAACGCTGATCAGATGGATATCTATTCTTTATCTCGTGCTTGGAAGTCTTTGGTAGAAAGGGCAAGAGTTAAAAAGCTACAACCAGAAGAATACAGCACTGGCACATTTACATTGTCTAACTTAGGGATGTTTGGTGTCGATAGGTTTGATGCAATTTTACCACCCGGACAGGGTTCAATATTAGCGATCGGTGCATCCCGCCCCCAAGTCGTTGCTACCACCGATGGTATGTTTGGCGTTAAGCAACAAATGCAGGTAAACATGACTAGCGACCACCGGATGATTTATGGCGCTCATGCTGCGGCGTTCTTGCAAGATTTAGCGAAGCTGATTGAGACTAATCCACAATCTTTGACTATGTAA
- the recQ gene encoding DNA helicase RecQ encodes MSQYPQLEKALKYHFGYDNFRPGQREIIENALSNRDLLIIMPTGGGKSLCFQLPALIKKGVTVVVSPLIALMQDQVEALRKNGVAATFLNSSLNSYQTRSREQYILQGKVKLLYVAPERLISDRFLPFLDLIHHQVGISAFAIDEAHCVSEWGHDFRPEYRQLILLRKRYTDVPTWAFTATATDRVRNDIIQQLGLKDPSIHIASFNRQNLYYEVRPKKKNAYAELRELIRDCEGSGIIYCLTRKKVDEITFKLQHDKVSALPYHAGLTDEERTQNQTRFIRDDVRIMVATIAFGMGINKPDVRFVIHFDIPRNLESYYQESGRAGRDGEASRCTLFFSYADVKIIEFLINQKSESQEQLIAKQQLRQMIDYAEGTDCRRTIQLSYFGERFPGNCDNCDNCRYPKPVQDWTLEAMKFLSCVARCKEKFGMSHIIDILRGAKTQKIAQYEHEKLSTYGIGKDKSVEEWRMLGRSLLHQGLLEQSTDGYAVLKLNALSWEVMRRQRTVSIPVTVTQKLTWNEDNAKTVEAEMLLQKLRSLRKQLADEQSVPPYVIFADSTLKLMAQVKPQTRDAFSQLSGVGSHKLSQYGDKFIAEIRAYCQEHNSQQPKLNPTSSLTSVSATALQTLLLYQQGLSVSEIAEKRNLRPTTIFSHLCDLIEKNQPIDINHLVPPEKQQKILQVLEILGDIALTPIKEYLGDSYSFEEIRLVRSQWRQKSHKI; translated from the coding sequence ATGTCTCAGTATCCTCAATTAGAAAAAGCGCTAAAATATCACTTCGGTTATGATAACTTTCGTCCCGGACAAAGAGAAATTATCGAAAATGCGCTTTCTAATCGGGATTTACTGATTATTATGCCTACAGGCGGCGGTAAGTCGCTGTGCTTTCAACTACCAGCACTTATTAAAAAAGGTGTGACAGTAGTAGTATCACCATTAATTGCTTTGATGCAAGATCAAGTAGAAGCACTGCGAAAAAACGGTGTAGCAGCTACATTCCTCAATAGCAGTCTGAACTCTTACCAGACGCGATCGCGTGAACAATACATTCTCCAAGGTAAGGTTAAATTACTCTACGTTGCCCCAGAACGCCTGATCAGTGATAGATTTCTACCATTTTTAGATCTAATCCATCATCAAGTTGGTATTTCCGCCTTTGCTATTGATGAAGCGCACTGCGTTTCTGAGTGGGGACACGACTTCCGTCCAGAATACCGCCAGTTAATCTTACTGCGAAAACGTTACACCGACGTTCCAACTTGGGCATTTACAGCCACCGCTACTGATCGTGTCCGTAATGATATCATCCAACAATTAGGATTAAAAGACCCCAGTATCCACATCGCCAGCTTCAACCGCCAAAATCTTTACTACGAAGTTCGTCCCAAAAAAAAGAATGCTTACGCCGAACTCCGAGAACTGATCCGCGATTGTGAAGGTTCAGGAATTATTTACTGTTTAACTCGCAAAAAAGTTGACGAAATCACCTTTAAACTCCAACATGATAAAGTATCTGCCCTCCCCTACCACGCTGGTTTAACAGACGAAGAACGGACTCAAAATCAAACTCGCTTTATTCGCGATGATGTGCGAATTATGGTAGCAACAATTGCCTTTGGTATGGGTATCAATAAACCAGATGTGCGATTTGTAATTCACTTTGATATACCCCGTAATTTAGAAAGTTACTATCAAGAATCAGGTCGGGCAGGTAGAGATGGAGAAGCCTCGCGTTGTACACTTTTTTTCAGCTACGCTGATGTCAAAATCATCGAATTTCTCATCAATCAAAAAAGCGAATCACAAGAACAGTTAATTGCCAAGCAACAACTACGGCAAATGATAGATTACGCCGAAGGTACAGACTGTCGCCGCACAATTCAACTTAGTTACTTTGGCGAACGTTTTCCAGGGAATTGTGATAATTGTGATAACTGTCGCTATCCTAAACCAGTGCAAGATTGGACACTGGAAGCAATGAAATTTTTATCTTGTGTCGCCCGTTGCAAAGAAAAATTTGGCATGAGCCATATCATAGATATTCTACGAGGAGCAAAAACCCAAAAAATTGCTCAATACGAACACGAGAAACTATCCACCTATGGTATCGGTAAAGATAAAAGTGTGGAAGAATGGCGGATGCTAGGACGTTCCTTGTTACATCAAGGTTTACTAGAACAAAGCACCGATGGTTACGCTGTTTTAAAACTCAATGCCTTAAGTTGGGAAGTCATGCGGCGACAGCGCACCGTTTCTATTCCTGTCACCGTCACCCAAAAGCTTACTTGGAACGAGGATAACGCTAAAACTGTAGAAGCAGAAATGTTATTGCAGAAGTTGCGATCGCTACGCAAACAACTTGCAGATGAACAATCTGTTCCACCTTATGTAATCTTCGCCGATTCAACTCTCAAATTAATGGCTCAAGTTAAACCCCAAACCAGGGACGCATTTAGCCAACTTTCCGGGGTAGGTAGCCATAAACTCAGTCAATATGGTGATAAATTTATCGCTGAAATCCGCGCTTATTGTCAAGAACATAATTCTCAACAACCAAAACTCAATCCTACATCTTCTCTCACTTCAGTTTCTGCTACAGCATTGCAAACTTTGCTCTTATATCAACAAGGCTTAAGCGTTTCCGAAATTGCCGAAAAACGTAACCTACGTCCAACAACTATTTTTAGCCACCTCTGCGATTTAATTGAGAAAAACCAACCTATAGACATAAATCACTTAGTACCACCAGAAAAGCAGCAAAAAATATTGCAAGTATTAGAAATTCTTGGAGATATTGCCCTTACCCCAATTAAAGAATATCTTGGCGATAGTTATAGCTTTGAAGAGATTCGTTTAGTTAGAAGTCAGTGGCGTCAAAAGAGTCACAAAATCTAG
- a CDS encoding peptidylprolyl isomerase, producing the protein MGQAKLGDTVKVHYTGKLDDGTVFDTSVEREPLQFSIGEGLVIPGFEQAVVGMTPGESKRTNIPADEAYGPYRPELVMVVDKERIPTDVSVEVGQMLQISQSNGQAIPVVVTEVSDSQITLDANHPLAGQELIFDIQLVQID; encoded by the coding sequence ATGGGACAAGCGAAACTAGGTGATACTGTGAAAGTTCACTATACAGGTAAGCTAGATGATGGCACAGTATTTGACACTTCTGTTGAGCGAGAACCCTTGCAGTTTTCGATTGGTGAAGGATTAGTTATTCCCGGGTTTGAACAGGCTGTAGTTGGCATGACTCCAGGAGAATCCAAAAGGACAAATATTCCAGCAGATGAAGCCTACGGCCCTTATCGCCCAGAATTGGTTATGGTAGTTGACAAAGAACGCATCCCCACAGATGTATCTGTAGAGGTGGGTCAAATGTTACAAATTTCTCAGAGTAATGGTCAAGCCATACCCGTAGTTGTTACAGAGGTTTCAGACTCTCAGATCACTCTTGATGCTAACCACCCCCTAGCAGGACAAGAACTGATATTTGATATCCAGCTAGTCCAGATTGACTAA
- a CDS encoding FAD binding domain-containing protein, whose product MDLPNIETYLRPKNLQTINNWDKDWAWLAGGTWLFSEPQPQLRVLVDMQFLDWSEIKIQEENLLIGATCPLIKILQYSWQSEWTAIAGLKSAISVLAASLKVINMATVGGNLCLALSVGTLAPIMIALGAKYEIWNLQGEARLVAAEDFQIGSRQTILQPSEVLRRVLIPIETLKWRVNYQRFGIAATDPALAIVVSAYNPENLQFKCVIGASVPAPKLLDCHHININYSPFLKNIEFINNPKASATYRREITQTLIKRSLHQLQLTNTHA is encoded by the coding sequence ATGGATTTGCCAAATATTGAAACTTATTTACGTCCCAAAAATTTGCAAACTATCAATAATTGGGATAAAGATTGGGCTTGGTTAGCGGGTGGAACATGGCTATTTTCAGAACCACAACCGCAGTTGCGGGTGTTGGTAGATATGCAATTTTTGGATTGGTCAGAAATTAAAATTCAAGAAGAAAATTTACTCATTGGTGCAACTTGTCCACTCATAAAAATATTACAGTATTCTTGGCAATCAGAATGGACTGCCATTGCAGGATTAAAAAGTGCCATTTCTGTCCTAGCCGCATCATTAAAAGTTATTAATATGGCAACAGTAGGAGGTAACTTATGCTTAGCCTTATCTGTCGGAACCCTCGCACCAATCATGATAGCATTAGGTGCAAAATATGAAATTTGGAATTTACAAGGAGAGGCGCGTCTAGTAGCCGCAGAGGATTTTCAAATAGGTTCTCGTCAGACAATCTTGCAACCATCTGAAGTATTGAGACGAGTTTTGATTCCTATAGAAACTTTAAAATGGCGAGTGAATTACCAGCGTTTTGGTATTGCAGCAACAGATCCAGCTTTAGCAATTGTAGTCAGTGCCTATAACCCTGAAAATTTACAATTTAAGTGTGTAATTGGTGCAAGTGTACCTGCACCGAAATTATTGGATTGTCATCATATAAATATAAACTATTCGCCCTTTCTAAAGAATATAGAATTTATCAATAACCCTAAAGCCAGCGCAACTTATCGTCGTGAAATCACACAAACTTTAATCAAGCGATCGCTTCACCAATTACAACTAACAAATACACACGCATAA